Proteins co-encoded in one Spirosoma endbachense genomic window:
- a CDS encoding DmpA family aminopeptidase gives MAQTSKRPRDYGIKLGVLPTGPFNAITDVPGVRVGQVTLKEGQTIRTGVTAILPHDGNQFQQKSPAAIYIGNGFGKLTGYSQVEELGTLETPIVLTNTLSVPTAADALIDYTLAQKGNEQVRSVNSVVGETNDGFLNDIRGRHVTKQHVLDAIRQAKTGPVEEGNVGAGTGTVCFGFKGGIGTASRKLPASLGGYTVGALVQTNFGGVLQLAGVPVGVALGRYDFKKNLDGSCMMIVLTDAPLDARNLKRLAKRAFMGLAQTGGIASNGSGDYVIAVSTAYQISHEATTSFDELKVLRNDNVSPLFLAAIEATEEAIINSLFAAQTLTGDQGHQVEQLPIEKVVDLLKKADQAR, from the coding sequence ATGGCCCAGACATCCAAACGCCCCCGCGACTATGGCATTAAATTGGGCGTACTTCCCACTGGCCCGTTCAATGCGATAACAGACGTACCAGGTGTTCGGGTTGGGCAGGTTACACTCAAAGAGGGGCAGACCATTCGAACGGGTGTTACGGCTATTCTCCCACACGATGGCAATCAGTTTCAGCAGAAAAGTCCAGCCGCTATTTATATCGGTAACGGTTTCGGCAAACTGACTGGCTACAGTCAGGTCGAAGAGCTAGGTACACTCGAAACGCCCATTGTTTTGACGAATACGCTGAGCGTACCAACCGCTGCCGATGCGCTGATCGATTATACACTGGCCCAAAAAGGCAATGAGCAGGTTCGTTCGGTGAATTCCGTGGTCGGTGAAACGAACGATGGCTTTCTGAACGACATTCGTGGTCGGCACGTGACGAAGCAGCACGTTCTGGATGCAATTCGGCAAGCCAAAACCGGCCCCGTCGAAGAGGGTAACGTTGGAGCGGGAACAGGAACGGTTTGTTTTGGCTTTAAGGGCGGTATTGGAACTGCATCCCGAAAACTACCCGCGTCCTTGGGCGGCTACACGGTTGGCGCACTTGTTCAGACGAACTTTGGCGGAGTTCTACAACTTGCAGGTGTACCGGTTGGTGTAGCCTTGGGGCGCTATGATTTCAAAAAAAATCTGGACGGCTCCTGCATGATGATCGTACTCACCGACGCGCCCTTAGATGCCCGTAACCTCAAGCGCCTGGCGAAACGGGCGTTTATGGGACTGGCTCAAACGGGTGGTATTGCCTCGAACGGGAGTGGCGATTATGTCATTGCGGTCTCAACTGCCTATCAGATTTCGCATGAGGCTACCACTTCGTTCGATGAACTGAAGGTGCTGCGCAATGACAACGTTTCTCCTTTGTTTCTGGCAGCCATTGAAGCTACCGAAGAAGCCATCATCAATTCATTATTTGCCGCCCAAACGCTCACCGGCGATCAAGGGCATCAGGTTGAACAATTACCCATCGAGAAGGTAGTGGATTTACTAAAGAAGGCAGATCAGGCCCGGTAA
- a CDS encoding OPT family oligopeptide transporter, translating to MTPNPTPAHKPFISDKESPAEFTLKAIITGAVFGVLFGAATVYLSLKAGLSVSASIPIAVLAISLGRRFLNTTILENNIIQTTGSAGESIASGVVFTMPGFLFLTAGSGADFFNYWTILTLAILGGLIGTLMMIPLRRSLIVQEHGKLPYPEGTACASVLIAGEKGGDFAKTAYQGLGIALLYALLQKVLHVVAEVPVWATKQANRYFPSAQVAGEITPEYLGVGYIIGFRISAVLVGGGILAWLALIPLLASVVPGDTIALQLQKLGYLDNLQTAGGPGGWNPATHTFADTAAAIYRAYIRQIGAGAVTAGGFMTLIKTIPTIVSSFRQSFSKSSINAIETEDALSESNRTPRTERDLSVRVVIIGSIVLAALMVVLPQIPGDSLLTKLLIAVLVIVFGFFFVTVASRIVGLIGSSSSPVSGMTIATIMGTSLVFIALGLTGKVYEPAVLVVGSMICVAAANAGGTSQDLKTGYLVGATPKYQQMALFIGVIVSSLVVGATVKILDTPTPDLLAQGITHAIGSDKFPAPQGTLMATLIKGLLSFNLDWQFVLVGAFTAFVFELCGVSALAFAVGLYLPLSTTLPIFSGGLVKAIVDWNAKRKGTVEEDADLGKGNLFATGLVAGGALAGVAIALLSVNESIYNGLTSLTLEPALEGALGEGGYMLLGALAFAGLAGILWRVAESKR from the coding sequence ATGACTCCCAACCCAACCCCTGCCCACAAGCCATTCATCTCTGATAAGGAATCGCCCGCTGAGTTTACCCTCAAAGCGATTATTACGGGGGCGGTTTTCGGCGTTCTTTTTGGAGCGGCTACCGTCTATTTATCACTCAAAGCCGGACTATCCGTATCGGCTTCTATTCCAATTGCCGTACTGGCCATTTCGCTCGGACGTCGGTTTCTCAATACCACTATCCTCGAAAATAACATTATTCAGACAACCGGTTCGGCAGGAGAAAGTATTGCCTCGGGTGTAGTCTTTACAATGCCAGGATTTCTGTTTCTGACCGCCGGGAGCGGGGCCGACTTTTTTAACTACTGGACTATTCTGACACTGGCTATTCTGGGTGGACTGATCGGTACACTAATGATGATTCCGCTACGTCGATCGCTTATCGTGCAGGAGCATGGCAAACTGCCCTATCCCGAAGGGACGGCCTGTGCGTCGGTATTGATCGCGGGTGAAAAAGGGGGCGATTTCGCTAAAACGGCTTATCAGGGATTGGGTATCGCCTTGCTTTATGCCCTCTTACAGAAAGTATTACACGTCGTGGCTGAGGTACCGGTCTGGGCAACGAAACAGGCGAATCGCTATTTCCCGTCTGCGCAGGTTGCGGGCGAAATCACCCCGGAGTATCTGGGTGTTGGTTATATTATTGGCTTCCGGATTTCAGCCGTGTTGGTCGGAGGGGGTATTTTGGCGTGGCTCGCACTGATTCCGCTGCTGGCGTCGGTTGTTCCGGGCGATACTATTGCTCTACAACTCCAGAAACTTGGCTATCTGGACAATCTACAAACCGCGGGTGGACCGGGTGGCTGGAACCCCGCAACCCATACCTTCGCCGATACGGCAGCGGCTATTTACCGGGCCTATATCCGGCAAATTGGGGCAGGGGCTGTTACGGCTGGGGGCTTTATGACGCTGATTAAAACCATTCCAACCATTGTTTCTTCATTTCGGCAAAGCTTTAGTAAATCGTCGATCAACGCTATTGAAACGGAAGATGCACTGAGCGAAAGTAACCGTACTCCACGAACTGAACGGGATCTGAGCGTTAGAGTCGTGATAATCGGTAGTATCGTACTGGCCGCATTAATGGTTGTGTTACCACAGATTCCCGGTGATTCGCTACTAACCAAGTTGCTGATTGCGGTACTCGTGATCGTCTTTGGTTTCTTTTTTGTGACCGTTGCCAGTCGTATTGTTGGGCTGATCGGGTCGAGTTCTTCACCTGTTTCGGGAATGACCATTGCTACGATTATGGGAACATCCCTCGTTTTTATCGCTTTAGGTTTAACCGGAAAGGTCTATGAACCAGCCGTTCTGGTTGTGGGTAGTATGATCTGTGTGGCGGCTGCCAATGCTGGTGGAACGTCGCAGGATCTAAAAACGGGCTATTTAGTCGGTGCTACACCTAAATACCAGCAAATGGCTTTGTTTATCGGTGTTATCGTATCGTCGTTAGTCGTTGGTGCCACCGTGAAAATCCTGGATACGCCAACGCCCGATCTGCTGGCCCAGGGGATTACACATGCCATTGGCTCTGATAAATTTCCCGCACCGCAGGGAACGCTCATGGCTACGCTCATCAAAGGGCTGTTATCATTTAATCTGGATTGGCAGTTCGTATTGGTTGGCGCCTTCACGGCTTTTGTCTTTGAGTTATGTGGCGTTAGTGCACTAGCGTTTGCCGTAGGTCTTTACCTGCCGCTCTCGACAACTCTTCCGATCTTCAGTGGTGGTCTCGTTAAAGCCATTGTCGACTGGAATGCCAAGCGGAAAGGAACCGTAGAAGAAGATGCCGACCTGGGCAAAGGAAATCTCTTCGCAACGGGACTGGTGGCCGGGGGAGCGCTGGCCGGTGTAGCAATCGCCTTGCTGTCCGTTAATGAGTCAATCTATAATGGACTGACATCGTTAACGCTTGAGCCTGCTCTGGAGGGCGCATTAGGCGAAGGGGGGTATATGCTACTGGGCGCACTGGCTTTTGCCGGATTAGCGGGTATTCTCTGGCGCGTGGCAGAAAGTAAACGGTGA